Proteins encoded in a region of the Acomys russatus chromosome 14, mAcoRus1.1, whole genome shotgun sequence genome:
- the S1pr5 gene encoding sphingosine 1-phosphate receptor 5 — MEPGLLRPAPVSEVIVLHYNYTGKLRGARYQPGAGLRADAAVCLAVCAFIVLENLAVLLVLGRHPRFHAPMFLLLGSLTLSDLLAGAAYATNILLSGPLTLRLSPALWFAREGGVFVALTASVLSLLAIALERHLTMARRGPAPAASRARTLALAVAAWGASLLLGLLPALGWNCLGRLEACSTVLPLYAKAYVLFCVLAFLGILAAICALYARIYCQVRANARRLRARTGSRRAISSSRSRHTPRSLALLRTLSVVLLAFVACWGPLFLLLLLDVACPARACPVLLQADPFLGLAMANSLLNPIIYTFTNRDLRHGLLRLLCCGRGPCNQGSSNSLQRSPSAAEPSVGGLPRCLPPSLDRSSSPSEHSSPQPDRVDTSCSTGSPSAATANRTLVPVATD; from the coding sequence ATGGAGCCCGGGCTGCTGCGGCCAGCGCCGGTGAGCGAGGTCATCGTCCTTCATTACAACTACACCGGCAAGCTCCGCGGGGCGCGCTACCAGCCCGGCGCGGGCCTGCGTGCCGATGCTGCAGTGTGCCTGGCCGTGTGCGCCTTCATCGTGCTGGAGAACCTGGCGGTGCTCTTGGTGCTGGGCCGCCACCCTCGCTTCCACGCGCCCATGTTCCTGCTCCTGGGTAGCCTCACCCTGTCGGACCTGCTGGCCGGAGCGGCCTATGCCACCAACATCCTGCTGTCGGGGCCACTCACACTGCGGCTGTCGCCCGCGCTCTGGTTCGCGCGAGAAGGGGGCGTCTTCGTGGCGCTCACCGCATCGGTGCTGAGCCTTCTGGCTATTGCTCTGGAACGCCACCTCACTATGGCCCGCCGTGGACCCGCTCCCGCTGCCAGTCGCGCTCGCACCCTAGCGCTGGCGGTGGCCGCCTGGGGCGCGTCGCTGCTGCTCGGGCTGCTGCCGGCCCTGGGGTGGAACTGCTTGGGACGCCTGGAAGCCTGTTCCACGGTGCTACCGCTGTATGCCAAGGCCTACGTGCTCTTTTGCGTGCTGGCCTTTCTGGGCATCCTGGCTGCCATCTGTGCGCTCTATGCAAGGATTTACTGTCAGGTGCGGGCCAATGCGCGTCGGCTGCGGGCGCGGACCGGGTCCCGCAGGGCCATTTCGTCCTCGCGATCGCGGCACACCCCGAGGTCCCTGGCCCTGCTCCGCACGCTCAGCGTAGTGCTCCTGGCTTTCGTGGCCTGCTGGGGACCTCTGTTTCTCTTGCTATTGCTGGATGTCGCGTGCCCAGCCCGCGCGTGTCCCGTACTCCTGCAGGCCGACCCTTTCCTAGGTCTAGCCATGGCTAACTCGCTGCTGAATCCCATTATCTACACGTTCACTAACCGAGACCTGCGCCACGGGCTCCTGCGGCTGCTCTGCTGTGGTCGGGGACCCTGCAACCAAGGCTCCTCCAACAGCTTGCAGCGATCCCCCAGTGCTGCTGAGCCTTCGGTTGGTGGCCTGCCACgctgcctgccaccaagcctggatcGCAGCTCCAGCCCGTCTGAGCACTCATCTCCCCAGCCAGACAGGGTGGACACCAGCTGTTCCACCGGCAGTCCGAGTGCAGCAACCGCCAACCGGACCCTAGTGCCTGTGGCTACCGACTGA